A single Xenopus laevis strain J_2021 chromosome 3S, Xenopus_laevis_v10.1, whole genome shotgun sequence DNA region contains:
- the LOC121402055 gene encoding olfactory receptor 11L1-like has protein sequence MYTKNQTLVSEIVLLGFQNLHNFKVPLFFLFLLIYIMTLWENILIMVLVASSRNLQSPMYFFLQQLSQSDLLESSNIVPILLQTVIHDGATLSFGGCLTQFYFFSVTEAFECLLLTVMSYDRYVAICNPLYYSSIMSHKFCTKLMFLSWALVFVIELIPMNLIRTLQFCDRNTINHFFCDFFPLVELSCSDTFLLQIVAFLLSVPIIFMPFILITGSYICIANAIRNITSNIGRQKAFSTCSSHLAVVSIFYGTLIAIYVVPPKKESQTISKILSLLYTVLIPFVNPIIYGLRSKHIKDAFKMWKPHAHLLRGG, from the coding sequence atgtaCACAAAGAACCAGACGTTGGTCAGTGAGATTGTTCTCTTGGGATTTCAGAATCTACACAACTTCAAGGTTCCCTTGTTCTTTCTGTTCCTCCTGATTTACATTATGACACTTTGGGAGAATATCCTCATCATGGTGTTGGTGGCATCCAGCCGAAACCTCcagtcccccatgtacttctttctccaGCAGCTGTCCCAGTCTGATCTACTGGAGTCCTCAAATATTGTACCCATCTTACTCCAAACTGTAATTCATGATGGAGCCACATTGTCCTTTGGTGGTTGTCTgacccaattttattttttttctgtgacagAAGCTTTTGAGTGTTTGCTTCTTACagtaatgtcctatgacagatatgtggCCATCTGCAACCCACTGTATTACTCTTCTATAATGTCCCACAAATTTTGTACCAAATTAATGTTCCTGTCATGGGCTCTTGTCTTTGTCATTGAATTAATTCCAATGAATTTAATAAGGACACTACAGTTCTGTGACCGAAATACCATTaatcatttcttctgtgatttctTTCCTCTTGTAGAACTTTCTTGCTCAGACACCTTCTTGCTGCAAATTGTAGCATTCCTACTATCAGTCCCTATCATTTTTATGCCATTTATACTCATCACTGGATCTTATATCTGTATTGCCAATGCAATCAGAAACATAACGTCCAATAtcgggagacaaaaagccttctccacctgtaGCTCCCACTTGGCTGTCGTCTCCATTTTTTATGGGACACTAATTGCCATTTATGTGGTTCCCCCCAAAAAAGAATCCCAGACCATAAGCAAAATTCTGTCTCTGTTGTACACTGTGCTTATTCCATTTGTTAACCCAATCATCTATGGCTTGAGAAGCAAACATATCAAAGATGCCTTTAAAATGTGGAAACCTCATGCTCACCTATTACGGGGGGGTTGA